TTTCATCTGCCCGCAGGCGTTCAATCACCTGTTCTTCGGGTGAGGCCAATGCTGGCATTGCAACAACAAACAGCGCCGGCAGCGCTGCGGGCAGCGTATCTGGGGTACAAATCGTCACGCGGAAGTCGTGCGCCGAGATCAGATCGGCCAACCGGCTAGCGGTCGTATTATCGGACGATACCACTGCAACCTCAACCATGCTCTCCTCCGCATTGTCGTGCGCGCATTGCGTTCATTGTAGCATACCGGCGGGTGATCTGCTACTCTTCACCGCTACCGGGCACGACCACATTAAAGCCGGCATCAACATAATGGATTTCGCCGGTTACGCCGGCTGCGAGCGGTGAGCAGAGATACAGGGCGGCATTTCCTACATCTTCAATCGTGACATTGCGCCGCAGGGGAGCATATTCGGCGAAATGTTTGTGCAGGCTGCGGAAATTGGCAATGCCACTGGCAGCCAGGGTGCGAATCGGGCCGGCGCTGATCGCGTTGACTCTGATCCCACGGGGGCCAAGACCGGCAGCGAGATAGCGCACGCTGGCTTCCAGCGCAGCTTTGGCGACACCCATCACATTGTAGCTGCCGATCACCTGGCGTGCACCGTGGTAGGTTAATGTCAGGACGCTGGCGTCAGGGGCAAAGATCGGTTCGGCGGCCTTGACCAGCGCGATCAGTGAGTATGCGCTGATCTCAAGGGCGATGCGGAATCCTTCGCGGGTTGTGTTCAGGATTGTGCCACTCAGCTCTTCTTTGTTGGCGAAGGCAATAGCGTGGACGAGAAAATCAATCTGTCCGAATGTTTCACGTGCCTGTTCGATCAAGGCGGTAATGTCTTCATCTTTGGACACGTCACAGGGCACGATCAACGGCGAGTTGAGGCTTTCCGCCAGCGGACGGACCCGCCGTTCAAGTGCTTCACCAAGGTACGTGAAACCGATAGTAGCTCCCTCGCGGTGTAGTGCCTGCGCAATCCCCCAGGCAATCGAGCGATCATTGGCTACGCCAAGGATCAGGCCCTTTTTTCCCTCCATCAGGCCCATGGTACATCCTCCATTATTGTGCTGTCTGGCAGCATGCTTTCCTGAGCAAACGTTGCGTTGCCTCACTAGCGCGCCATCTTACCATACTTTGGCGGATAGCACTGTGGCGGGGTGAGGGGAATGGGTGAGATGTTTTGGTTGGCCTGTCCTTCGCCATCCCTCACCCGAAACCCCGGTCACGGTTAGCACCATCTGGCAGGTGCGAGTGTGGCTTTTGCGCCAGGCCGGTTCGGTGCTGTGTGGGTGAGGGTACGATGATCAACCTATCGCCGATACATAGCAGGTAATATCAAATCTGGCAAAAGTCATGACACACCGGCCAGTATGCCCTGACTCTGCACCTGAACGATACACTGCCGGACGCCAGTTGGGGCGACGCATGCGTCGCCCCTACGCCGATGACCACATGCGTGGGGTACACCTCCACACGCACGCCGACACGCCATGCCGTGCCCTGCGCCGATGACAACCCACTAGCGACTCGCCCGTGGCACACCCGCCAACGTTTCAGCAGGAGGATCATACCGGAACAATGCACATTCCCGCTATACCCAGATGCTGCACCGTAGGACGCCAGTAGGGGCATGGCATGCCGTGCCCCTACGCCGACGGCAACTCGTCAGCGACGCGCTGGTGGCATACCTGAACAATGGCTACGTGTGTTGTTGCGTCATCCCTGCCCATAACTGCTATACATTACCCACATGTCGCGTTGCGTTAGGCTGGGCTACAAGTGCTCCTCGTGTCGGTACCCCGTGGCGCAGGCTTCCAGCCTGCGTGGAGGCATCCTCTCCACCGCCGTCAAGTGCTGGCTGTGGCCGTTGGTGTACAGGCACGAATCTGGTGCAACAACACGTCTACGCGCAGGTATCGCATTCACACCTGACCGACTCGATGGTCGTCACGAACACATCCAGCATCCCCGTGACCAGGATGGGGAACGGCGTACCACGCGCCGGATCGTGAGCACGGCTGGCGCGGCAGCATGGCTGCCGCACGCCAAACCCTGCGACACGCACATGATGTGCGCGTAAGGCAACCCATCCAGCACGTGATAGCACGGCGCCCCTACGCCGACGGCAACTCGTCAGCGACTCGCTGGTGGCATACCTGAACAATGGCTACGTGTGTTGTTGCGTCATCCCTGCCCATAACTGCTATACATTACCCACATATCGCGTTGCGTTAGGCTGGGCTACAAGTGCTCCTCGTGTCGGCACCCCGTGGCGCAGGCTTCCAGCCTGCGTGGAGGCATCCTCTCCACCGCCGTCAAGTGCTGGCCGGTGGTTGGTGTACAGGCACGAATCTGGTGCAACAACACGTCTACGCGCAGGTATCGCATTCACACCTGACCGACTCGATGGTCGTCACGAACACATCCAGCATCCCCGTGACCAGGATGGGGAACGCCGTACCACGCGCCGGATCGTGTGTACGGCTGGCGCGGCAGCATGGCTGCCACAATCCAAACCCTGCGACACCCACATGATGCGCACGTAAGGCAACCCATCCAGCACGTGATAGCACGGCTGGAGCTGCGCACTTAATAAAGTTGCAAAAATACGCAGGTGGGTCTAAGGCATTACGCCACATTCGCGCTGCCATCGTGGTCGGGTTGTAACAACTGTCGTGAGGGAAGGAGGTTGACGTCTGGGTTCATTATTTGCGACACCATTCGTCTATCAACGGTACCGATCTTTGCGAATAGCGTACACGCCGCCGGGTTGCAGGGGTGACGCATGCGTCGCCCCTACGCTACCGCAGGGGTTATCAAAGGCATAGGTGCGGAGGGTGTAGAAGCTGGAATGTCACTGCGCAGGCTGGCAGGGTATATCTGCGGTTGATCAATGCCTGCCGTTTGTTATTTCCGCTTTGCCCGTACGAATCTGTTCTAACGTCTGGAGATGACTTCCCGCAAGGCCGGGTACGGGTGGATGCAGCAATGCGCCAGGCCACTCTCGCCATATGACAGGGCTGGCTGTTGTGGCTGCCTGGATTCAAGCGGGATTATTGTGGTGTGGTCCGCAAAACCGATCTGAGACAGTTACCAAAGCGTGAATATGCTCATCGTGCAGGCGTCTCTCGTTCCGCAGTCGATTGACGGTGTGGATTTCTACTGTTGACAGTTCTTCATATACCCTCTCCCAAAATATGGTACGATGACCGTATGACGGCATATCAATTGTGATGTGCCAGATACCCGGTGTGGAGAGGAGTCTATTTGTGAGTGTTGATGCGTTTTTTCGTCGGCTGGTGTGGTTGGGGTTGGTTGCCAGTCTGCTGTTAACCGCCTGTGGTGCGCCATCTGGGCCGACTGTTGCCGGTTCGCCGACGACGGGTAATCCCCAAACGCCGCCGTCGCCGGAAGCTGGAGGTACGAGTGGTACTGTGCCGGCACCCGACGATGCAATTGCCCGAGTCGGTGAGGAGTTTATCTTGCGGCGCGATTTTGACCGGCTCTATTTGCCCGGTGCTGACCCACAGAACCTGATCGACCAAATGATCGATGTCGAGCTGGTTGTGCAGGCAGCCCTGGCCGAAGGGGCAACGGTTGATGAGGCGACTATTGACAGTCAGGTTGAGCAGTTGCGTCTCGCCCAGGCTGGAGGTGATGAAGCGCAATTTCTGACCTTTCTCCAGGATAACAATATCGCTGACGAAGAGGAATTGCGTCGGCTGCTGCGCCGTGATTATCTGATCGAGCAGATGTTGCTCAAGCACACTACGGCTGAGCAGGTGCGCGCCCGTCATATTCTGGTAGCGGCGACTCCGGAGGAGGCCGAGAGCCGGAAGGCAACTGCCGAGGCGATCCTGGCCGAATTGCAGGGTGGCGCTGATTTCGCCGCGTTGGCCCGGGCACGTTCTGATGATCCGGGATCGGCAGCGCAGGGTGGTGATCTGGGATGGGCACCGCGGGGTGTCTACGTGGAACCGTTTGAAGAAGCGGTGTTCAGCATGCAGCCCGGTGAATTGCGCCTCGTGCAAACCGATTTTGGCTGGCATATCATTGAAGTAACCGAAGGCCCGGAAGTGCGCTCGTTTACTGATCGGGCGCTCCTGGAGACCCAGGCCGGTCAGGAGGCATTTAGCGCGACCTTCCTGCCCTGGGTGGCAGAGCTGCGCAGTTCGGCTGAGGCGGCAGGCAAGATTGAGATTCTGGTTGATGTCGCCACGTTGACGCAACAGTAGCTGCTGGGGCTTGACACTGAAGACCTGGGGTATCGCGATGCAGTCATCTCGCGATACCCTTTGTTGTTGTGGGAACTGCTGCGCATTCTCGTTCATCATGATAAGTGAAGACATATCTGCTCCCGATGCAGGATAGCAGAAGAACTCCTGATGGCTGTCTGCTGATCGGGATGGATGATGATAGACACGTTGCGTATTCTGCAGGGTAGAAGGGAGATCGCTCATGCAGCACCGTCTCTGGTTGTTGTGCTTGTTTATCCTGGCCGGATGTGCAGCGGCGACGGTGCCACCTTCGCCAGAGTCATCACCGCTGCCATCCGCGTCACCAACTATTGTTGTAACCACGCCAACCAATAGTCTGCCCACCGCTGTACCAACCCTCACCCCAACGGTAGCGGCTGCCTCGCCGGTTGCGACGGCTGTTCCGCCAACGCCAACGACAATTGCGCAACCGGATGTGGTCGTGCCGGCCTATCCCGCCGAAATCATGTTTCTGCGTAACGGCTCGCTGGTTGCGCTTGACCCGGCGAGTGGTCAGGAGCGAGTTCTGGCAAGCGGGGTGCGTGATTGGGCGGTTGATGCATCTGGTCGGCAGATTGCCATCGCCAATGATCAGGGTATCAGTATTGTGGATCGGGCGAGTGGTGTCGTGCGCAGTGTCGTGAATAACCGCACTGCCTACGGGCTGAGCTGGACATCTGATGGGTTGTCGTTTGCTTATGCGGCAGCATCTGAAGCACCGGTGTTACCGTTTGATTGGGAGCGTTGGAGTCGCTGGTGCGCAGCCGCTACGGTGTACATCGTTGATCTTCCTTCCGCAACCGAGCGCACGATTGGCCCTGGCTGTGATCCTGTCTTTGCCTCGGATGGCCGGCGGCTGGCGTATGCAACGCCGCCAACGATGCAACCTGCCTTCCTTCCCTTCCCCGGTCAGACGAACGCGATTCAGTTGGTGAACCGGGCCGGTGCTAACGCATGGAATCCGGCGACGGCAGACGGATCGCCCGATCAGGGCTATCTCGTCTACGCGCCGGCCTGGTCACCCGATGCACGAGAGTTGGCTTATCAGCGGTTTCTCGGTTATCAGGCTCTGGTTGACATAAATCTGACAATGATTGCCGATAGTAGCGCAGGTGGGGGTGAGCCGGTTCTGGCCGGGGCGGGCTGGCATCGGCCACCGGCATTTGCGCCTGATGGAGAACGGGTAGCAATTATCGAGTACAACTTTAGTGATGCGCGCGGATTCACCGGGTACGACATCTGGAAGCTGTATCTGGTTGAACTGCGTGGTGAGCGCACTGAGTTTTTGCCGGGTGGTGATCTGACGTTGCGCGGTCAGTTGATCGCCCGGATTCCGCGGATTGTCGCCGCAGCCTGGTCGCCTGACGGCAGTTCGCTGGCGGTACTGGCACCGGCAGCCTGGAATCCAACCGCCGATGCCAACAATCCCCTGTATGCGAACGAGGGAATGGGAGAGATCTGGCAGCTCTTGCCCCAGGGTACCCCGCAACGGCGTCTGACGACCGCGGTGGATTATGCCAGTTCGTTGGTATGGGCACCGGCCGATCTGGTGACCGCGCAGACGGCAAGCGGGACGATCCGGTTTCCGGCTGATTGGGAACTGTTGCCGCTGGCGCAGGAATCTGATCTGATGGCGACGGCCAACGGGCGATTTATTGGGCGGCGAACCGTTGCCGATGCCTCGTTGCTGAGTGCGGCGGGTTGGGCGCAGACGGTTGCCGATTGGGTGACGGTGGTTGATGCCGAGTCGCCTTATCAGCTTCCCGATGGGAGTCAGCTTATTGCCTTTAGCGGTCAACGTTCTGATGGCAGCGCGATTGCCGGGGTTGTGCGGCTGACATCCACTGCGATTATTGTCAGCTTCGCACCGCAGGCGGAATGGCCGGACTATCGGGCGAGTGGGATTGCACTGGTCGTAGCAGCACGATAAGTTGGAGTGGGGAGTGGGGAGTGGGGATGGGCGTGCTCCATACTGGTTGTCGCGCACCGCAATTCCGGTCCCCCCTCACCTCACCCCCCTGCCCCCGCTCCTCTCCCTCGTGGGAGAGGAGCGAGGGAGGATGGTGGGCGTGTTCCATACTGGTTGTCGCGCACCGCAATTCCGGCCCCCCTCCCGGCCTCCCCCCGCTGGGGCTATGCATTACCCATACCTCGCATACTGCCTTGCCCGCGTGCCGGAGCGGGTCGGGGGCGTGATGACGGGCGTGATCCCCAGCCGGGAGCTGGGAACGCGCGCCTCCGGCGCGCACGGTGCCGGTACCAGTGCTGGAGGGAGGAGCCAGGCGCAAGCTCCCACCCCTGGCGGCATTCACAAACGGCCAGGACAGATGAACGAACCCAACGTCTACCCTATCAGGAAGCCCTGGCTCACACGTCTGCCCTCCCCTCTCCCGCCCCCGGCGCTAGGCATTACCCATACCTGGTGTCAACCACGTGTGTATCAGCGGGTATGATCGCCATAGGTGCTGTTGTGGGTGACTGGCACGATGGCAGCGCGCCGCGCCAGCCGTGTCGGCACGTGCCGGATGGGTTGCCTTACACACCCATCATGTGCGTGTCGCGCAGTTTGGCGTGCGGCAGCGTGGCTGCCGCACCAGCCGTACTCACGATCTGGCGCGGATTGCAGCGGACACCCGTGCCGGTACGTACCCCTGATGATGGGGATGGCTGAGCACAGGCCAACCGCCTGCCCCACAGCGTGCTGGTGCCGGTAGTGTGGAGGGGCGGGTTCTCAACCCGCCCCTACGGACGGTGCCTGTGCCGTTCACCTGACCATCCACGGGATGCGGTGGACGGGAATGTCTTGCATCGCGTGCCATGGATAGTTGTTCAGAGGTGATCGCAGCCGCTACGCTCCCCGCTCCCGCGCAGCGCTATGCCTTACCCATACCCAGGTTGTCAACCGCTTCGCTCATCAGTCAAACCTGTCTCATTGTGCGCGATCCTGGGCACTATCGCGTCACCCTGCTGTCGCGTGGGTCGTACGTTACGAACGGAAAGCGGATGATAGCAGCGGAGGTAGCCGTTGGATCAGACCATGGGGAAGACGCCCAGCCTGCGCACCAGCGGCCACGGCCAGCATCTGCCGGCGGTGGAGGGGATGCCTCCACAGGGAGCGCTTGCAGCCCGACCTAACGCAGCGCGACATGTGGGCAATGCATAGCCCCAGCGGGGAGACGCTCTTCTCTCCTCCCCCCAGCGGGGATACACTCATATCTCCTCCCCCCCAGCGGCTATGCATTACCCATAACTCGAATACTGCATTGCCCGCGTGCCGGAGCGGGTCGGGGGCGTGATGACGGGCGTGCTCCCCAGCCGAGAGCCAGGAGCGCGCGCCTCCGGCGCGCATGGTGCCGGTACCATTGCTGGAGGGAGGAGCCAGGCGCAAGCTCCCACCCCTGGCGGCATTCACAAACGGCCAGGACAGATGAACGAACCCAACGTATACCCTATCAGGAAGCCCTGGCTCACACGTCTGCCCTCCCCGCTATACATTACCCACAACTGGTGTCAACCACGTGCGTATCAGCGGGTATGATCGCTATTGGTGCTGGTTTGAGCGACTGGCCCGGGGCAGTTCGCTGCTCAAGCCGTGCCGGCGCGTGCTGGATTGATTGCCGTATCCGCTCGTCATGCGCGTGTCGCGCAGTTTGGAGTGCGGCAGCCATGCTGCCGCGCCAGCCGTACTCACGATTCGGCTCGTGGCATACCGTTGACCCTGCTGGTCACGAGGATGGTGGATGTATTCGTGATGGTCATCGAGTCGGTCAGGCATGCATGCGATCCCTGCGCGTAGACGTATTGTTACACCAGGTTCGTGCCTGCGTACCAGCGGTCATGGCCAGACCCTGCCGACGGTGGATGGAATGCCTCCACAGGGAGCGCTTGCAGCCCGACCTAACGCAGCGTGACATGTGGGTAATGCATAGCCCCAGCGGGGATACGCTCTTGTCTCCTCCCCCCAGCGGGGATACGCTCTTGTCTCCTCCCCCCAGCGGGGATACCCTCTTCTCTCCTCCCCCCAGCGGGGATACCCTCTTCTCTCCTCCCCCCAACGGCTATGCATTACCCACAAGTCACCTAGTAGCCGATACGATGCATCGGTGTATCACGGGCCACCAGGGATCGCCTTGGCCGTGTCCGGTAGGGGCGCACGGCCGTGCGCCCCTACCACTGCCGGTACGGGATGCTGCCGTCATCCACGGCACGACAATCGTCGCTGGCTGGCACCCGGTGATGCCCGATCAGGGTGCAGCAGCGCCCACGGCGGGGATGAGCGCCTGTCTGGAAAGCACCAGTCCTGACCTATCCCGCAAGATACCTCCGTGTGCCACCACGGTGGCCATCCGGGTGCCGTCGGTGATCCCTGTGGCGACGGGCGGATGAACCGGATAGCTTCGGCATCACGACAGGGCTGGTACCGAGCAGTGATGCCCGGGGGAGCACAGGCGGCGATAGTCCCTGATGAGAAGCGCAGATGGTACCTATAGCGTTGTGGGTAATGCATAGCGGCCTCCCCCCGCTGGGGCTATGCATTACCCACAAGTCACCTGGTAGCCGATACGATGCATCGGTGTATCACGGGCCACCAGGGATCGCCTTGGCCGTGTCCGGTAGGGGCGCACGGCCGTGCGCCCCTACCACTGCCGGTACGGGATGCTGCCGTCATCCACGGCACGACAATCGTCGCTGGCTGGCACCCGGTGATGCCCGATCAGGGTGCAGCAGCGCCCACGGCGGGGATGAGCGCCTGTCTGGGAAGCACCAGTCCTGACCTATCCCGCAAGATACCTCCGTGTGCCACCACGGTGTCCATCCAGGTGCCGTCGGTGATCCCTGGGGCGACGGGCGGATGAACCGGATAGCTTCGGCATCACGACGGGGCTGGTACCGAGCAGTGATGCCCGGGAGAGCGCAGGCGGCGAGAGTCCCTGATGAGAAGCGCAGATGGTACCTATAGCGTTGTGGGTAATGCATAGCCGCTGGGGGGAGGAGATAAGAGCGTATCCCCGCTGGGGGGGAGGAGCCTACCCCCGCCCCAAGCGGGGTTGGGCTGGGGGGCGTGTCTCTCCCCTTTCCCGCGTGCGCTTTTTATTACCAATAATCCTGTGGAAGTGTGACTGTCGCCCTGTCCCCGTGACTGGGGGTAAATGCTGTATCTCACCCCTGATGGTGAGTACGGCTGGCGCGGCAGCGTGGCTGCCGCACGCCAAACTACGCGGCACGGGCACCTCTGTCTGGAAATGGTATCCTCTCCGAAACGTGATCCCACTGCATGTGGGGAGACTCTCTTCTCGTTCCTCTCTTCTCGTTCCTCTCTTCTCGTTCCTCTCTTCTCGTTCCTATTTTCTCGCTCCTATTTTCTCGCTCCTATTTTCTCGCTCCTATTTTCTCGCTCCTATTTTCTCGTTCCTATTTTCTCGCTCCTATCTTCTCCCTCCTATCTTCTCCCTCCTCACTGGCCGAGCAGATTGCGTAAATCGGGAAACGTGCTCGATTGGCGTGGACGTGTGATCTGTTCGGCGTA
This genomic window from Chloroflexus aurantiacus J-10-fl contains:
- a CDS encoding peptidylprolyl isomerase, with product MSVDAFFRRLVWLGLVASLLLTACGAPSGPTVAGSPTTGNPQTPPSPEAGGTSGTVPAPDDAIARVGEEFILRRDFDRLYLPGADPQNLIDQMIDVELVVQAALAEGATVDEATIDSQVEQLRLAQAGGDEAQFLTFLQDNNIADEEELRRLLRRDYLIEQMLLKHTTAEQVRARHILVAATPEEAESRKATAEAILAELQGGADFAALARARSDDPGSAAQGGDLGWAPRGVYVEPFEEAVFSMQPGELRLVQTDFGWHIIEVTEGPEVRSFTDRALLETQAGQEAFSATFLPWVAELRSSAEAAGKIEILVDVATLTQQ
- a CDS encoding enoyl-ACP reductase FabI, encoding MGLMEGKKGLILGVANDRSIAWGIAQALHREGATIGFTYLGEALERRVRPLAESLNSPLIVPCDVSKDEDITALIEQARETFGQIDFLVHAIAFANKEELSGTILNTTREGFRIALEISAYSLIALVKAAEPIFAPDASVLTLTYHGARQVIGSYNVMGVAKAALEASVRYLAAGLGPRGIRVNAISAGPIRTLAASGIANFRSLHKHFAEYAPLRRNVTIEDVGNAALYLCSPLAAGVTGEIHYVDAGFNVVVPGSGEE